A DNA window from Methylocystis heyeri contains the following coding sequences:
- a CDS encoding Maf family protein, protein MTSQNTKASGAKLWRRDQPLILASKSWGRRLVLQQTGIPFDCVPAEIDERALEREIRAEGGGPDAVALGLARAKALQISAGSPDCFVLGADQVASCEGRLFGKPKDLPAAAEQLSLLSGRVHRLHSAVALARGGIVGFETVSHADLTMRPLSADFLQAYLGTVGEAALGSAGAYQIEGLGVHLFSEISGDHWTILGLPLLPVLEALRRESALAG, encoded by the coding sequence GTGACCTCGCAAAACACCAAAGCTTCGGGCGCAAAGCTGTGGCGCCGCGATCAACCTCTGATTCTGGCCTCCAAAAGCTGGGGCCGGCGTCTCGTTCTCCAACAGACCGGCATTCCCTTCGATTGCGTTCCCGCCGAGATCGACGAGCGGGCGCTGGAACGCGAAATTCGCGCCGAAGGGGGCGGTCCGGACGCGGTGGCCCTGGGGCTGGCGCGGGCCAAGGCGCTGCAAATATCCGCGGGATCGCCCGACTGCTTCGTCCTCGGCGCCGATCAGGTCGCGAGTTGCGAAGGACGGCTGTTCGGAAAGCCCAAGGATCTGCCGGCGGCGGCGGAGCAATTGTCGCTTCTTTCCGGGCGCGTCCACCGGCTGCATTCCGCAGTTGCGCTGGCGCGCGGGGGGATCGTAGGATTCGAGACGGTCAGCCACGCCGATTTGACCATGCGCCCCTTGAGCGCGGATTTTTTGCAGGCCTATCTCGGGACGGTCGGCGAGGCGGCGCTCGGCAGCGCCGGCGCCTATCAGATCGAGGGACTGGGCGTTCATCTTTTCAGCGAGATTTCGGGGGATCACTGGACCATCCTCGGGCTTCCCCTGCTGCCGGTGCTGGAAGCCTTGCGGCGCGAATCGGCGCTCGCCGGCTGA
- a CDS encoding MFS transporter — MTPETPAHAKQVLPEDAPTTAPSERAMIADEKPLRGWRLWLFTAVLALGTMVVLTNVPGYTITVPYVSGSLGGVTPSFGGWATTDHMVGLALGLPFARWLSARFGDYRVYVVAFLLYAAAAWICATSETLWQFLPGRIVLGFIGGVTLPLGQSLALREFPEQSRTLVVGFWGVLSMTPFTIGVFIAGWFAEFMSWRALFYTDIIAGALIAGVVGALLYGRGFSARIVRFDLIGVALLTAVVYGLQTIFNMGNDFDWFASPILQTALVVVSIALPAFVIWELGERNPALDLRLFRNRNYAIATFSSVFGFLVIQGLLSILVSQLQVLNGYSSSLAGLVYLLMFAVAGPIVAILHELNKTVDVRLVSFFDFLGLAATLTWFGLFDRFAWFDQLSWPVLSFGVFIALFFAPLASLAMHGLSGSKLIRAAEELALLRTVAGAFGISLIAVVQFRRTPFHQLGLADHLGGRRFASLDLVSQLTAKLEAAGVMPAAITRELGNLMREQSSLLGMNDAFLLGASVFVALAILVWFAHPTLIAFWRRGDRAHLQAEELMESP, encoded by the coding sequence TTGACCCCCGAGACCCCCGCTCACGCGAAGCAGGTCCTGCCGGAAGACGCGCCCACCACGGCGCCATCGGAGCGAGCGATGATCGCCGACGAGAAGCCCCTGCGCGGCTGGCGCCTATGGTTGTTCACTGCTGTGCTCGCTCTCGGCACCATGGTCGTCTTAACCAACGTGCCCGGCTACACCATCACCGTTCCCTATGTCTCCGGCAGCCTGGGCGGCGTTACGCCGAGTTTCGGCGGCTGGGCGACGACCGACCACATGGTCGGGCTCGCGCTGGGCCTGCCTTTCGCGCGCTGGCTTTCGGCCCGTTTCGGCGATTACCGGGTCTATGTCGTCGCCTTCCTGCTCTATGCAGCAGCAGCCTGGATTTGCGCCACCAGCGAAACCCTGTGGCAGTTCCTGCCGGGGCGCATCGTGCTCGGCTTCATCGGGGGCGTGACGCTTCCCCTCGGCCAATCGCTCGCGCTGCGGGAGTTTCCGGAACAATCCCGGACCCTCGTCGTCGGATTCTGGGGCGTCCTGAGCATGACGCCCTTCACCATCGGCGTTTTCATCGCCGGCTGGTTCGCCGAATTCATGAGCTGGCGCGCTCTGTTCTACACCGACATCATTGCGGGCGCGCTGATCGCGGGCGTCGTCGGCGCTCTGCTTTACGGACGCGGCTTCAGCGCCAGGATCGTGCGTTTCGACCTCATCGGCGTGGCGCTGCTCACGGCCGTGGTTTACGGCCTGCAGACCATCTTCAACATGGGCAATGATTTCGACTGGTTCGCCTCGCCCATATTGCAGACGGCCCTCGTCGTGGTGTCGATCGCCCTTCCCGCTTTCGTGATCTGGGAGCTCGGCGAGCGCAACCCGGCGCTCGACCTGCGCCTGTTCCGGAACCGCAATTACGCCATCGCGACCTTCAGCTCGGTATTCGGCTTCCTGGTCATCCAGGGCCTGCTGTCGATATTGGTGAGCCAGCTGCAGGTGCTCAACGGCTATTCCTCCTCGCTCGCGGGCCTGGTCTATCTGCTGATGTTCGCGGTCGCAGGGCCCATCGTCGCCATTCTCCACGAACTCAACAAGACGGTCGACGTGCGGCTGGTTTCCTTCTTCGACTTCCTGGGACTTGCGGCGACGCTGACCTGGTTCGGTCTATTCGACCGATTCGCCTGGTTCGATCAGCTTTCCTGGCCGGTGCTGTCCTTCGGCGTCTTCATCGCCCTGTTTTTCGCGCCGCTCGCGAGCCTCGCCATGCATGGGCTCTCGGGGTCGAAGCTGATCCGCGCCGCGGAGGAACTCGCCTTGTTGCGCACCGTTGCGGGGGCTTTCGGCATTTCGCTGATCGCAGTGGTGCAGTTCCGGCGGACGCCTTTCCATCAGCTGGGTCTCGCGGACCACCTCGGCGGACGGCGTTTCGCCTCGCTGGACCTCGTGTCGCAATTGACCGCCAAACTCGAAGCCGCCGGCGTCATGCCCGCCGCGATCACCCGAGAACTCGGAAACCTGATGCGCGAACAGTCCTCGCTGCTGGGGATGAACGACGCCTTTCTTCTCGGCGCGTCGGTGTTCGTCGCGCTGGCGATCCTCGTCTGGTTTGCGCATCCGACCCTCATCGCCTTCTGGAGGCGCGGGGATCGGGCGCATCTGCAGGCCGAGGAGCTCATGGAGTCGCCATGA
- the coaE gene encoding dephospho-CoA kinase (Dephospho-CoA kinase (CoaE) performs the final step in coenzyme A biosynthesis.), producing the protein MILVGLTGSIGMGKSATAEIFRSEGAPVYDSDRLVHEIYAGAAAQEIEKAFPGSTREGAVDRSLLSRMVLNDPEAMKRLEAIVHPLVWEGRRKFLEEQERLGQDVAVLDIPLLFETGSEKDVDKIVVVTAPKSLQRERVLARPNMTEEKFEAILARQTPDEEKRRRADFIIHTDKGFDAAREEVRAILRALRPEKEGNC; encoded by the coding sequence ATGATTCTCGTCGGCCTTACGGGGTCCATCGGAATGGGCAAATCGGCAACGGCCGAAATTTTTCGCAGCGAGGGAGCGCCTGTCTATGATTCCGACCGGCTCGTGCATGAGATTTACGCCGGCGCCGCAGCGCAGGAGATCGAAAAGGCTTTTCCCGGTTCGACCCGGGAGGGCGCGGTCGACCGCAGTCTTCTCTCCCGCATGGTCCTGAACGATCCCGAAGCCATGAAGAGGCTTGAAGCCATCGTGCATCCGCTGGTCTGGGAGGGGCGGCGCAAATTCCTCGAGGAGCAGGAGCGCCTCGGGCAGGACGTGGCGGTGCTGGACATCCCCCTGCTGTTCGAAACAGGGTCGGAAAAGGACGTCGACAAAATCGTCGTCGTGACGGCGCCGAAATCGCTGCAAAGGGAAAGAGTGCTGGCCCGCCCCAATATGACCGAGGAAAAATTCGAGGCCATTCTGGCGCGGCAGACGCCCGACGAAGAAAAACGCCGGCGCGCCGATTTCATTATTCACACCGACAAGGGATTTGACGCCGCGCGCGAGGAGGTCCGCGCCATATTGCGGGCGCTTCGCCCCGAGAAAGAAGGAAACTGCTGA
- the dnaQ gene encoding DNA polymerase III subunit epsilon — protein sequence MRKIALDTETTGLDPSKGDRVVEIGAVEIANLIPTGRVFHVYINPERDMPEEAFRVHGLSAEFLSGHKKFAEIAADFNEFILGAELIIHNAEFDVRFLNAELSRLSLPGIDLSSVTDTLALARRRHPGASNSLDALCQRYGVDASRREKHGALLDAQLLAEVYAELMGGRQAALSLSVESRVVAKTQQGLLKSRPQPLPPRLTAEEAEAHRAFARTIGKTPLWGRYLALEEG from the coding sequence ATGCGCAAGATCGCGCTGGATACGGAGACGACCGGGCTCGATCCTTCCAAGGGCGACCGGGTGGTGGAGATCGGCGCCGTCGAGATCGCCAATCTCATCCCCACGGGGCGCGTCTTTCACGTCTATATCAATCCGGAACGCGACATGCCCGAGGAGGCCTTCAGGGTCCATGGGCTTTCCGCGGAATTTCTCTCCGGGCACAAAAAATTTGCGGAGATTGCTGCGGATTTCAACGAATTCATCCTTGGCGCGGAACTCATCATCCACAACGCCGAATTCGACGTGCGCTTCCTCAACGCGGAATTGTCGCGGCTGAGCCTGCCCGGGATAGATTTATCGAGCGTCACCGATACATTGGCGCTGGCGCGTCGCCGACATCCGGGCGCTTCGAATTCGCTCGACGCCCTGTGCCAGCGCTACGGCGTCGACGCCTCGCGGCGCGAGAAGCACGGGGCCTTGCTCGACGCCCAGCTCCTCGCCGAAGTCTATGCGGAATTGATGGGAGGGCGCCAGGCGGCGCTGTCCTTGAGCGTCGAGAGCAGGGTCGTGGCGAAAACCCAGCAAGGCCTGCTCAAAAGTCGGCCCCAGCCTCTGCCCCCGCGGCTCACCGCCGAGGAGGCCGAGGCGCACCGGGCCTTCGCCCGCACGATCGGCAAGACCCCGCTCTGGGGCCGCTATCTGGCTTTGGAGGAAGGGTAG
- a CDS encoding GNAT family N-acetyltransferase: MAPRIRCRLITEEDAPEITGLLARGFPSRPKEYWSRALERLAQRETPPGCPRFGYMLECGGTAVGVILMIFSKGRDGGAARARCNISSWYVDPRHQGYASLLIAAAVRLKDVTYMNVSPAIHTWPVIEAQGFRRYCSGQVVSIPALGPWAPGAGVQDFSSDEDYGPSLTSAERNILETHRNYGCLSLVVREKGETHPFVFLERRLFSEVLPALQLIYCRELKDYVRFSGALGRRLWRRGYFAAIVDSEGKPPRTVGLYRPERGPKYFKGPERPRIGDLSFCESVVFGP, translated from the coding sequence ATGGCTCCTCGCATTCGGTGCCGCTTGATCACCGAGGAGGACGCCCCTGAAATAACCGGGCTGCTGGCCCGGGGATTCCCTTCGCGACCGAAAGAATATTGGTCTCGCGCGCTCGAAAGGCTTGCGCAGCGGGAGACGCCGCCCGGCTGTCCCCGCTTCGGCTATATGCTCGAATGCGGGGGGACCGCGGTCGGCGTGATCCTGATGATATTCTCCAAAGGCCGGGACGGGGGCGCCGCCAGGGCGCGCTGCAACATCTCCAGCTGGTATGTCGATCCGCGCCATCAGGGCTACGCCTCGCTTCTGATCGCCGCAGCGGTGCGCCTCAAAGACGTGACCTATATGAACGTCTCGCCCGCGATCCACACCTGGCCCGTCATCGAGGCTCAGGGGTTTCGGCGCTATTGCTCCGGGCAGGTCGTCTCCATCCCCGCCCTCGGCCCATGGGCGCCGGGAGCCGGCGTGCAGGACTTTTCAAGCGACGAGGATTACGGCCCCTCCCTGACCAGCGCAGAAAGAAACATTCTGGAGACGCATCGCAACTATGGCTGCCTTTCCCTCGTCGTCCGGGAAAAAGGAGAGACCCATCCTTTCGTCTTTCTGGAAAGGCGTCTGTTTTCCGAAGTCCTGCCCGCGCTGCAACTCATCTACTGCCGGGAGCTGAAGGACTATGTGCGTTTTTCGGGAGCGCTCGGCCGCAGGCTGTGGCGCAGGGGTTATTTCGCCGCGATCGTCGATTCCGAGGGAAAGCCGCCCCGAACGGTAGGGCTTTATCGCCCCGAGCGCGGACCGAAATATTTCAAGGGCCCGGAACGCCCGCGCATCGGCGATCTGAGCTTCTGCGAATCGGTCGTCTTCGGCCCCTGA
- a CDS encoding cation:proton antiporter: MTAALTVAALWVALALIAGLLSYSFRVSAALMEIVIGVVAQLLLGPEIMGADASWIKFLSTVGAVLLTFLAGTEIEPEVLKLKWKEAGSVGFASFLAPFLICAGAAHFLLGWGVMGSWLAGLSMSTTSAAVIYAVTLEFGFNKVEYGKTLLIATFVTDVATVLALGLTFTPFTMKTLTAVFIAVVVLLALPKIATPFFRQFGGLLSELETKFLLLCLLGMAALATWADSEAVLAGYVVGMVLAGSVGSNHELIRRLRTLTFGLLTPFFFILVGSLVSVPALIAAPGATIFFFVTKVLTKTAGIFPVAKHFGSTTREAMYTSLIMSTGLTFGTIAALFGLKHGIIDAGQYSSLVAAVITTAVIPTIVANIYFLPTHLLPKAPEQENQ; this comes from the coding sequence ATGACCGCAGCTTTGACCGTCGCAGCGCTATGGGTCGCGCTGGCCTTGATCGCAGGCCTTCTTTCCTACTCGTTCAGGGTGTCCGCCGCCCTGATGGAAATCGTCATCGGGGTCGTCGCCCAACTCTTGCTCGGTCCGGAGATCATGGGCGCCGACGCGAGCTGGATCAAGTTTCTGTCGACCGTCGGCGCGGTGCTTCTGACCTTCCTCGCCGGCACCGAAATCGAGCCCGAGGTCCTCAAGCTCAAATGGAAAGAGGCGGGCTCCGTCGGCTTCGCCAGCTTTCTGGCTCCCTTTCTGATCTGCGCCGGCGCCGCCCATTTTCTGCTGGGATGGGGCGTCATGGGCAGCTGGCTCGCGGGTCTTTCGATGTCGACGACATCGGCCGCTGTGATCTATGCGGTGACGCTGGAATTCGGCTTCAACAAGGTCGAATATGGCAAGACGCTTCTCATCGCCACCTTCGTCACCGATGTCGCCACGGTTCTGGCGCTGGGCCTCACCTTCACCCCGTTCACGATGAAGACGCTCACGGCCGTGTTCATCGCGGTGGTGGTTCTGCTGGCGCTGCCGAAGATCGCGACTCCTTTCTTCAGGCAGTTCGGCGGACTCTTGTCCGAGCTGGAGACCAAATTTTTGCTCCTGTGCCTGCTCGGCATGGCCGCTCTGGCTACATGGGCCGACAGCGAGGCGGTGCTGGCCGGCTATGTCGTCGGCATGGTGCTCGCCGGCAGCGTCGGCTCCAACCACGAGCTCATTCGGCGGCTGCGCACATTGACCTTCGGCCTGCTGACGCCATTCTTTTTCATACTCGTCGGGTCGCTGGTTTCAGTGCCTGCATTGATAGCCGCGCCGGGCGCGACGATTTTCTTCTTCGTGACCAAGGTGCTCACCAAAACCGCGGGCATCTTTCCGGTGGCGAAGCATTTCGGTTCGACGACCAGGGAGGCGATGTACACCAGCCTGATCATGTCCACCGGGCTGACTTTCGGCACGATCGCGGCGCTGTTCGGCCTCAAGCACGGCATCATCGACGCAGGTCAGTATTCGAGCCTCGTCGCCGCGGTCATCACGACGGCCGTGATACCGACCATCGTCGCCAATATCTACTTCCTGCCGACCCACCTGCTCCCGAAAGCTCCCGAGCAAGAGAACCAATAG
- a CDS encoding AMP-binding protein codes for MNAAPPETLRALLRSGPGLRFETAAGSLLGDAPRGHVRGAAALAGRSVLIGARSQLAAARALVELDGLAARLVICPPDFTAERLASAIEQANVEVVASDDPQKDFGVPRPVAEIADCSARQDESACSAPLHSQWLLPTSGTTGAPKLVAHSLASLLGAIKAPGDARPPVWATFYDIRRYGGLQIFLRACVSGAVLLIAEAEETLDEFILRCRSARVTHVSGTPSHWRKLLMHPGRKLLEPEYIRLSGEIADRAILSALREAYPGARIVHAYASTEAGVGFEVTDEMEGFPASFLDGCGEVELRLRDGSLHLRSPRTAARYVGRDDLKLLSEDGFVDTDDMVERIGDRCFFKGRRAGVINIGGLKVHPEEIERVINADERVRMSRVGARRNPISGNIVVADVVLKDAADGDEETKREILESCRAQLPRHMVPAVMRFVPHIEVLASGKLARNHA; via the coding sequence ATGAACGCCGCCCCGCCTGAAACCCTTCGCGCGCTCCTCCGCTCGGGGCCCGGCCTGCGTTTCGAGACGGCGGCCGGGTCGCTCCTCGGCGACGCCCCGCGGGGTCATGTCCGCGGAGCCGCGGCGCTCGCCGGCCGCTCGGTTCTGATCGGCGCGCGCTCGCAGCTCGCGGCCGCCCGGGCCTTGGTGGAGCTCGACGGCCTCGCCGCGCGCCTCGTCATCTGCCCGCCGGACTTTACAGCCGAACGCCTCGCCAGCGCCATTGAACAGGCAAATGTCGAGGTCGTCGCGAGCGACGATCCGCAAAAAGACTTCGGTGTCCCGCGCCCGGTGGCGGAGATCGCAGATTGCAGCGCCCGCCAGGATGAGTCGGCGTGTTCGGCGCCGCTGCACAGCCAGTGGTTGCTACCGACCTCCGGCACCACGGGCGCTCCCAAGCTGGTCGCCCACAGTCTCGCCAGCCTTCTCGGCGCGATCAAAGCTCCCGGCGACGCCCGGCCTCCGGTCTGGGCCACCTTTTACGATATTCGCCGCTACGGCGGCCTGCAGATTTTCCTGCGCGCCTGCGTGTCCGGCGCAGTCCTGCTGATCGCCGAGGCGGAAGAAACGCTCGATGAATTCATCCTGCGCTGCCGCTCGGCCCGCGTCACACATGTGTCGGGAACGCCCTCGCACTGGCGCAAGCTTCTGATGCATCCCGGGCGCAAGCTGCTGGAGCCGGAATATATTCGCCTCTCGGGCGAGATCGCCGATCGCGCGATCCTCTCCGCCTTGCGCGAGGCCTATCCCGGGGCGCGCATCGTCCACGCCTACGCCTCGACTGAGGCCGGCGTCGGATTCGAAGTGACCGACGAAATGGAAGGATTTCCGGCGTCTTTCCTGGACGGGTGCGGAGAGGTCGAGCTTCGCCTCCGCGACGGCTCGCTACACCTGCGTTCGCCGCGCACCGCGGCGCGCTATGTCGGCCGCGACGATCTGAAGCTGCTTTCCGAGGACGGCTTCGTCGACACCGACGACATGGTCGAACGGATAGGGGATCGCTGTTTCTTCAAGGGCCGCCGCGCCGGCGTGATCAATATCGGCGGCCTCAAGGTCCATCCGGAAGAAATCGAGCGCGTCATCAATGCGGACGAAAGGGTGAGGATGTCCCGCGTCGGCGCAAGACGCAATCCGATCAGCGGAAACATCGTCGTTGCCGACGTCGTGTTGAAGGACGCGGCCGACGGCGACGAGGAAACGAAGCGGGAAATCCTCGAGAGCTGCCGGGCGCAGCTCCCGCGCCATATGGTCCCCGCGGTAATGAGGTTCGTCCCGCATATCGAGGTTCTCGCGAGTGGAAAGCTGGCCCGCAACCATGCGTAA
- a CDS encoding SDR family NAD(P)-dependent oxidoreductase, whose protein sequence is MRNVIVTGASRGLGLAMAQRLVGDGFRVVAVARRESDDLRREMGNAPEGALCFEPFDLSDIDALPGLAASIRKKYGPPFGLVNNAACGTEGLLATMHNSQIEELLRLNVTSPIVLTKYVVRQMMAAGGGRVVNISSIIAGTGYNGLSVYGASKAALVGFTKSLAREVGGLGITVNAVAPGFISTEMTASLDERDRAKIAGRAALRRLAEPSDVASAVGYLLDDRARNITGTVLTVDAGATA, encoded by the coding sequence ATGCGTAACGTCATTGTCACTGGAGCAAGCCGCGGCCTCGGACTCGCGATGGCGCAGCGCCTCGTCGGCGACGGATTCCGCGTCGTCGCGGTGGCCCGGCGCGAAAGCGACGATCTACGCCGAGAGATGGGGAACGCGCCGGAAGGCGCGCTCTGCTTCGAACCCTTCGATCTTTCCGATATCGACGCCTTGCCCGGCCTCGCAGCCTCGATCAGGAAAAAATACGGCCCGCCTTTCGGCCTCGTGAACAACGCCGCCTGCGGAACCGAGGGGCTTCTCGCGACCATGCATAATTCACAGATCGAGGAGCTGCTGCGCCTCAACGTGACCTCTCCCATCGTGCTGACCAAATATGTCGTTCGGCAGATGATGGCGGCGGGCGGAGGCCGGGTGGTCAATATCTCCTCGATTATCGCCGGAACCGGCTATAACGGGCTGAGCGTGTACGGAGCCAGCAAGGCGGCTCTGGTCGGGTTCACCAAATCGCTGGCGCGCGAGGTTGGCGGGCTCGGGATCACGGTCAACGCCGTGGCGCCCGGCTTCATCTCCACTGAAATGACCGCCTCGCTCGACGAGCGGGACCGGGCGAAGATAGCCGGCCGCGCCGCCCTGCGCCGTCTCGCCGAGCCTTCGGATGTCGCCAGCGCGGTCGGCTATCTGCTCGACGACCGCGCCCGCAACATCACCGGCACGGTGCTGACGGTGGACGCCGGCGCGACGGCCTGA
- a CDS encoding phosphopantetheine-binding protein, which yields MSIRLTITSQIQNIAAEQHKKIAPLDDKLLLSESGLDSLCFAILVARLEDELGVDPFTASEEVYFPTTLGEFIELYERRPA from the coding sequence GTGTCTATAAGATTAACGATCACTTCACAGATTCAAAACATCGCCGCCGAGCAGCACAAGAAAATCGCGCCGCTCGACGACAAGCTCCTTCTTTCCGAATCCGGGCTGGATTCGCTGTGTTTCGCGATATTGGTCGCGCGTCTCGAGGACGAGCTCGGGGTCGATCCCTTCACCGCGTCCGAAGAAGTTTATTTTCCGACCACACTCGGCGAGTTTATCGAACTTTATGAACGCCGCCCCGCCTGA
- a CDS encoding universal stress protein, whose product MFAKILNANDGSETAFRSFSLAMSLAKRDGAELHMVCVEEIPYMPEFVQEVEVLDDKTARRIDKLLQQAQAMAEAEQVKLVTHVLKGHPVRDIVRLGEELKADLIVIGAVGHSALYERLIGSRADRIVQLAKCPVLVVK is encoded by the coding sequence ATGTTCGCCAAAATCCTGAACGCCAACGATGGTTCCGAGACCGCCTTCCGCTCCTTCTCGCTGGCGATGTCGCTCGCCAAGCGGGACGGCGCCGAGCTGCACATGGTTTGCGTGGAGGAAATTCCCTACATGCCCGAATTCGTGCAGGAGGTGGAGGTCCTCGACGACAAAACGGCGCGCCGCATCGATAAGCTCCTGCAGCAAGCGCAGGCGATGGCGGAAGCCGAGCAGGTGAAGCTCGTGACCCATGTGCTGAAAGGACATCCCGTGCGGGATATCGTCAGGCTCGGGGAGGAGCTGAAAGCCGATCTGATCGTGATCGGCGCGGTGGGACATTCCGCGCTGTATGAGCGGCTGATCGGGAGCCGCGCCGATCGCATCGTGCAGCTCGCCAAATGCCCGGTGCTCGTCGTGAAATAG
- a CDS encoding thiamine pyrophosphate-binding protein — MTQGHATAAQALVDQLIVNGADRIFCVPGESYLSVLDACYERKLAITVCRNEAGAAMMADAYGKATGRPGICFVTRGPGAANAFGGVLVAQHDSTPLILFVGQVERSLRERGAFQEVDYERMFGGVAKWTAEVVEAGRMREFVSRAYAVAAAGRPGPVVLSLPKDMLDEKAEGPAYPPHRDIETAPGAYEMRELERLIAQAQKPVFVLGGSRWDQDSRRLMHEFARRFAVPVATSYRRLPLFDALDPHYAGDLGLGANPELVKRVRESDLLVLVGGRLGEVPSQSYRLLDIPIPGMNFVHVYPEAEEFGRIYTPSLAIHATPRAFVKALCSLRPPKAPAWAGETARAHEAYLEFSSRSEPSAEVDLARVMSWLSDNLPEDAIICNGAGNYAAWIHRYYRFRRFASHIAPTSATMGYGVPAAVAIKQLLPDRLVLSINGDGDFLMNGQEFATAVQYDLPIVAIVCDNASYGTIRMHQERSFPGRVIATDLKNPDFAALALAYGGFGATVERTDDFAPAFEAARASGKPAILHVKMDPDRITPTAGLTAIREAALAGKG, encoded by the coding sequence ATGACGCAAGGACATGCAACCGCGGCGCAGGCCCTGGTCGATCAACTGATCGTCAACGGCGCAGACCGGATTTTCTGCGTTCCGGGAGAGAGCTATCTTTCGGTTCTCGACGCCTGCTACGAGCGCAAGCTCGCAATAACGGTGTGCCGCAACGAGGCCGGGGCGGCGATGATGGCCGACGCTTACGGCAAAGCCACGGGCCGGCCGGGAATCTGTTTCGTCACCCGCGGCCCGGGGGCCGCAAACGCCTTCGGCGGCGTGCTCGTCGCCCAGCACGACTCGACGCCCTTGATCCTGTTCGTCGGCCAGGTCGAGCGTTCCTTGCGCGAGCGAGGGGCGTTCCAGGAAGTCGATTACGAAAGGATGTTCGGCGGCGTCGCGAAATGGACTGCCGAGGTCGTCGAGGCCGGCCGGATGCGGGAATTCGTTTCCCGCGCCTATGCGGTCGCCGCCGCCGGACGGCCGGGACCTGTGGTCCTTTCTCTTCCCAAGGACATGCTCGACGAAAAAGCGGAAGGCCCGGCCTATCCGCCCCATCGGGACATTGAAACCGCGCCCGGCGCCTATGAGATGCGCGAATTGGAGCGGCTGATCGCCCAGGCGCAGAAGCCGGTTTTCGTGCTCGGCGGATCCCGCTGGGATCAGGACTCCCGGCGCCTGATGCATGAATTCGCACGGCGATTCGCTGTTCCGGTCGCGACCAGCTATCGGCGTCTTCCCCTGTTCGACGCGCTCGACCCGCATTACGCCGGAGATCTCGGGCTCGGCGCCAATCCCGAGCTTGTAAAGCGGGTTCGGGAAAGCGACCTGCTGGTCCTTGTCGGCGGGCGTCTGGGCGAGGTTCCCTCGCAATCATATCGGCTGCTGGATATTCCGATTCCAGGCATGAACTTTGTTCATGTCTACCCCGAGGCGGAAGAATTCGGCCGGATCTATACGCCGAGCCTCGCCATTCACGCGACGCCGCGCGCCTTCGTCAAGGCGCTCTGCTCGCTGCGCCCGCCCAAAGCTCCGGCCTGGGCCGGGGAGACCGCCCGCGCCCATGAGGCCTATCTGGAGTTCTCGTCGCGGAGCGAGCCTTCCGCCGAGGTCGATCTCGCGCGGGTCATGAGCTGGCTGAGCGACAATCTCCCCGAGGACGCCATCATTTGCAACGGCGCCGGCAATTATGCGGCCTGGATCCATCGCTACTACCGCTTCAGGCGCTTCGCCTCCCATATCGCGCCGACCTCCGCGACCATGGGTTACGGCGTGCCCGCCGCCGTCGCCATCAAGCAGCTTTTACCCGATCGTCTGGTGCTCTCGATCAACGGCGACGGCGATTTCCTCATGAACGGTCAGGAATTCGCGACCGCCGTTCAATATGATCTGCCCATAGTCGCGATCGTCTGCGACAACGCCAGCTACGGCACCATACGCATGCATCAGGAACGCAGTTTCCCCGGCCGTGTGATCGCAACGGATCTGAAAAATCCCGATTTCGCCGCCCTCGCCCTCGCCTATGGTGGCTTTGGCGCGACGGTCGAGCGCACCGACGATTTCGCCCCGGCCTTCGAGGCCGCGCGCGCCAGCGGAAAACCCGCCATACTGCATGTGAAGATGGACCCCGACCGCATCACGCCGACCGCCGGCCTGACGGCGATCCGCGAGGCCGCCCTCGCCGGGAAAGGGTGA